In a single window of the Nitrospirota bacterium genome:
- a CDS encoding NADH-quinone oxidoreductase subunit B, with protein MGIRDSVSEAGTVVVAKLEDLINWSRSNSLWYMLFATACCGIELMQSGGPRLDLDRFGMIFRATPRQSDVMIIAGTITYKMATRVRLLWEQMTEPKWVLSMGSCSNCGGLFDLGYSVLRGVDKVIPVDVYVPGCPPRPEALADGLMYLQKLIREEQPLRHRGTRKPYVVPTSRMGEVSASGGEGTSPERPPQPMASIPT; from the coding sequence ATGGGCATTCGCGATTCGGTCAGTGAAGCGGGCACCGTGGTGGTGGCCAAGCTCGAAGATCTCATCAACTGGAGCCGGAGCAATTCGCTCTGGTACATGCTGTTTGCCACCGCGTGCTGCGGAATCGAGCTGATGCAGTCCGGCGGGCCGCGATTGGACCTCGATCGCTTCGGTATGATCTTCCGCGCCACGCCGCGGCAGTCCGATGTGATGATCATCGCCGGAACGATCACGTACAAAATGGCGACACGCGTCCGCCTTCTTTGGGAACAGATGACCGAGCCCAAGTGGGTCCTCTCGATGGGAAGCTGCTCCAACTGCGGCGGGCTCTTCGACCTCGGCTATTCCGTCCTCCGCGGCGTGGACAAAGTCATTCCGGTTGACGTGTACGTCCCCGGATGCCCTCCCCGACCCGAAGCACTGGCCGACGGCCTGATGTATCTCCAAAAGCTCATTCGTGAAGAGCAACCGCTTCGTCATCGCGGTACGCGCAAGCCGTACGTGGTGCCGACCTCCAGGATGGGGGAAGTGTCCGCCTCAGGCGGAGAGGGCACGAGCCCGGAGCGGCCACCGCAACCCATGGCATCCATCCCCACTTGA
- the fabF gene encoding beta-ketoacyl-ACP synthase II codes for MRRRVAVTGLGIVSPLGTGVSQNWTALMEGKSGIGRISQFDASTYPTQIAGEVRDFNPENYVEKKEARRMERFSQFAVASARMAVEDAKLSIAENNASRAGVVIGVGMGGLSMIEKTHSTLVEQGPRRVTPFFIPLVIPNMAAGHVSIQLGAKGPNLCTTTACAAGSHAIGEAFRLIQNGTSDIMLGGGAESVVCPLAIAGFGSMKALSTRNGDPQKASRPFEKERDGFILAEGGAVVVLEEWEHAVNRGAKILAEVVGYGLNGDAYHMTSPAPEGEGAARCMQMALDDAQVGPEAVDYINAHGTSTEYNDMNETAAIKKVFGPRTAKLAVSSTKSMTGHPLGAAGAIEAVYTVLAIQNRMLPPTINYDTPDPKCDLDYVPNTPRAQEIRYALSNSFGFGGTNACLLFKRSS; via the coding sequence GTGCGCAGGCGGGTGGCGGTCACGGGCCTCGGCATCGTGTCCCCGCTCGGCACCGGCGTGAGCCAGAACTGGACGGCCCTCATGGAAGGGAAGTCCGGTATCGGCCGCATCAGCCAGTTCGATGCGTCAACGTATCCCACCCAGATTGCCGGCGAAGTGCGGGATTTCAACCCGGAAAACTATGTCGAAAAGAAAGAGGCCCGCCGGATGGAGCGCTTCTCCCAATTCGCCGTGGCCTCCGCCCGGATGGCCGTCGAAGACGCGAAGCTTTCGATTGCCGAAAACAATGCCTCCCGCGCCGGTGTCGTCATTGGAGTCGGCATGGGCGGTCTTTCCATGATCGAGAAAACCCATTCGACTCTGGTGGAACAAGGCCCCAGGCGCGTGACGCCGTTCTTCATCCCCCTCGTCATTCCCAACATGGCCGCCGGGCATGTTTCCATCCAGCTCGGCGCCAAGGGTCCGAATCTGTGCACCACCACGGCCTGCGCCGCGGGCAGCCACGCCATCGGCGAAGCCTTCCGCCTGATCCAGAACGGCACCTCGGATATCATGCTCGGGGGGGGGGCGGAATCGGTCGTGTGCCCTTTGGCCATCGCCGGATTTGGCTCAATGAAGGCGCTCAGCACTCGGAACGGTGACCCGCAAAAAGCAAGTCGTCCTTTCGAGAAAGAGCGCGATGGCTTCATCCTGGCCGAAGGCGGCGCAGTTGTGGTCCTCGAAGAATGGGAACACGCCGTGAATCGGGGGGCGAAAATCCTTGCGGAGGTCGTCGGCTATGGCCTCAACGGAGATGCCTATCACATGACCTCCCCGGCGCCCGAGGGCGAAGGCGCAGCTCGTTGCATGCAGATGGCTCTGGACGATGCCCAGGTCGGTCCGGAGGCGGTCGACTACATCAATGCCCACGGCACTTCCACCGAATACAACGACATGAACGAAACGGCCGCCATCAAGAAGGTCTTCGGCCCGCGCACCGCGAAACTCGCCGTCAGCTCCACCAAATCGATGACCGGTCACCCCCTCGGCGCAGCCGGGGCCATTGAGGCCGTCTACACCGTTCTCGCCATTCAGAATCGCATGCTCCCTCCAACAATCAACTACGACACTCCCGATCCGAAGTGCGATCTGGACTACGTCCCGAACACGCCCCGCGCCCAAGAGATCCGCTACGCCCTCTCCAACTCCTTCGGCTTCGGCGGCACCAACGCCTGCCTGCTGTTTAAGCGGTCGTCTTGA
- the acpP gene encoding acyl carrier protein, translated as MVAAANTEQRVREIIAEQLGMDVDEVKIDSSIVDDLGADSLDIVEMMMSLEEEFGIEIPEDQAEKIKTVKDVTGYIKQHQSQ; from the coding sequence ATGGTAGCAGCAGCAAACACCGAACAGCGCGTCAGGGAAATCATCGCAGAGCAGCTTGGAATGGACGTGGACGAAGTGAAGATCGACTCTTCCATCGTGGACGATCTGGGCGCCGACTCCCTGGACATCGTGGAAATGATGATGTCCCTGGAGGAGGAATTCGGCATTGAAATCCCCGAGGACCAGGCGGAGAAAATCAAGACGGTCAAGGACGTCACCGGCTATATCAAGCAGCATCAGTCCCAGTAG